A single Metarhizium brunneum chromosome 5, complete sequence DNA region contains:
- the GRDP1 gene encoding Glycine-rich domain-containing protein 1, whose product MDQNLDDPKSDPMAPLNSMLNFAISTDSTAIPSISECAVHLLLLESFTILRRDVQQWGKSVSIKAEVAWDIFLHLAVQRFLKWSQTRRLLEGTTPPLDVLMVWHAYMLNPGAYLDYEEGILHGQFGGKGIAWASLRDCIDMNTAAFTLPPADEAITVSMSLDPDLLGALKLGTVSPLVQKEVEVACSVQIDLCAAVGRQFDFSEKMYSLNWLRCPFARQTLERCALEYQHFFKLVADNTERDVMPTLHVDLVWHTHQLSPASYRAYCDKVAGTFINHDDTPSPDDLAVAVSSSRLEPQYTTCCCWFCEAGRVSHPGERRFGCPSGMESMIFQAVERENHRRESHALPTMSWVETNHAMITLRQMNQERKGQTWACVSGL is encoded by the exons ATGGATCAAAATCTAGACGACCCAAAGTCTGATCCCATGGCCCCTCTTAACAGCATGCTGAATTTTGCTATTTCCACGGACAGCACTGCCATCCCAAGTATTTCAGAATGTGCGGTacacctcctcctcctcgaaTCGTTCACGATTTTGAGACGAGACGTTCAGCAATGGGGCAAGTCGGTGAGCATCAAAGCCGAAGTGGCATGGGACATATTTCTCCATTTGGCCGTGCAAAGGTTTCTGAAGTGGTCGCAAACACGGCGTCTCTTGGAGGGCACCACTCCGCCTTTGGACGTCTTGATGGTCTGGCATGCGTACATGTTGAACCCTGGGGCATACCTTGACTACGAAGAAGGCATACTCCATGGCCAATTTGGGGGTAAAGGCATCGCCTGGGCCTCATTG CGCGATTGCATAGACATGAACACCGCAGCCTTTACCCTCCCGCCAGCAGACGAAGCCATTACTGTCAGCATGTCTCTTGACCCGGACCTCCTTGGTGCTCTGAAGCTGGGCACGGTTAGCCCTCTTGTTCAAAAGGAGGTTGAAGTCGCGTGCAGTGTTCAAATCGATCTTTGTGCGGCAGTCGGACGCCAATTCGATTTCAGCGAAAAAATGTACTCGTTGAACTGGCTTCGGTGCCCGTTTGCCAGGCAAACACTGGAGAGATGTGCCCTTGAATACCAGCACTTCTTCAAGCTCGTTGCCGACAATACCGAGCGAGACGTGATGCCCACGCTGCATGTCGACCTTGTCTGGCATACGCACCAGCTTTCACCAGCATCATACCGCGCGTACTGCGACAAGGTGGCAGGGACTTTTATCAATCACGATGATACACCGAGTCCAGACGACCTGGCGGTGGCAGTCAGCAGCAGCCGATTGGAGCCCCAATATACTAcgtgttgctgctggtttTGCGAGGCAGGACGGGTGAGCCACCCGGGCGAGAGACGATTCGGTTGCCCGTCGGGGATGGAATCGATGATATTTCAAGCCGTGGAGAGGGAGAATCACCGGCGAGAAAGTCACGCACTTCCAACAATGAGCTGGGTAGAGACGAACCACGCCATGATAACATTGAGGCAGATGAATCAAGAGCGAAAAGGCCAAACTTGGGCCTGCGTGTCCGGGCTTTAG
- the mbtI gene encoding Salicylate synthase, which translates to MGYACQFRKVVLSRTRSEDDLAIVARLLDASKDSDYFAYERENRWHLGIGSRASLFVDSTGTSVTTMANESICEPVTESIATMARHFVAKYSSNGGRVFGQAGFNYAAFTRGLAFTPGKWPLLSLMVPSVEVTISSDCIAVSGDDAERIEHAVKLIAGGPGAPQAQRQMEVDLDSASGEYIDRVRRGISEIKAGKYKKVILSRAIDLGEEVDMVGTLVRGRRRNTPKRSFSINHAGFQATGFSPELVMALQDGKVVTEPLAGTRAHTGSAAERKALKRNLESDAKEIVEHVISVKEAIEEVRRFSTEGSTVVEDFMTTRVRGHVQHLGSRVTGCLEQGQDGWDAFDMLFPSITASGIPKQDSLDAIARLETRPRELYSGAILMIDDAGLFEASLVLRTVFQNGSQRWVQAGAGVIEMSTPERELLETCEKLATIAPFVVAAETVTPEGCCNGKE; encoded by the coding sequence ATGGGATACGCATGCCAGTTCAGAAAAGTCGTCCTCTCCAGGACAAGGTCAGAAGACGACTTGGCAATCGTCGCACGGCTGCTGGATGCCTCCAAAGATTCGGATTACTTTGCATACGAGCGCGAAAACAGGTGGCATCTCGGCATTGGCAGTCGGGCTTCGCTATTTGTCGACTCCACAGGTACCTCTgtgacgacaatggcaaatGAATCCATTTGCGAGCCCGTGACAGAGAGCATTGCCACCATGGCAAGGCACTTTGTTGCCAAATATTCGTCGAATGGAGGCCGAGTATTCGGCCAGGCGGGCTTCAACTACGCCGCATTCACACGCGGGCTGGCCTTTACGCCTGGGAAATGGCCGCTCCTCAGTCTCATGGTTCCCAGCGTGGAAGTCACTATTTCGAGCGACTGCATCGCCGTCTCTGGAGACGATGCGGAGCGAATCGAACACGCGGTGAAGCTCATTGCGGGGGGGCCGGGTGCGCCGCAAGCACAGAGGCAGATGGAGGTTGATCTCGACTCTGCCAGCGGCGAGTACATTGATCGCGTACGAAGGGGCATCTCCGAGATCAAAGCCGGCAAGTACAAGAAGGTCATTCTGTCCCGCGCCATCGATCTCGGCGAGGAGGTCGACATGGTTGGAACGCTCGTCaggggccggcggcgcaacACCCCCAAGCGCAGCTTCTCGATCAATCACGCCGGGTTCCAGGCCACGGGGTTCAGTCCCGAGCTCGTCATGGCACTGCAAGACGGCAAGGTCGTCACCGAGCCGCTGGCCGGTACGCGGGCACACACGGGCTCCGCCGCCGAACGCAAGGCGCTCAAGCGAAACCTCGAAAGCGACGCCAAGGAAATTGTCGAGCATGTCATCTCTGTCAAGGAGGCGATAGAGGAAGTGCGCCGCTTTAGCACCGAGGGTTCGACCGTGGTGGAAGACTTTATGACGACGCGTGTGCGCGGACATGTGCAACACCTGGGCTCACGGGTCACGGGGTGTTTGGAGCAGGGCCAGGACGGCTGGGATGCGTTCGACATGCTCTTCCCGTCCATCACGGCCTCGGGCATTCCCAAGCAGGACTCGCTTGACGCTATTGCGCGGCTGGAAACCCGGCCCAGGGAGCTGTACTCGGGGGCCATCTTGATGATTGACGATGCGGGCTTATTTGAGGCAAGTTTGGTCTTGCGGACCGTGTTTCAGAATGGCAGTCAGCGATGGGTGCAGGCCGGCGCGGGTGTCATTGAGATGTCGACGCCGGAGAGGGAGCTGTTGGAGACGTGTGAAAAACTCGCCACCATCGCGCCGTTTGTGGTTGCGGCCGAGACGGTGACACCTGAGGGTTGTTGTAATGGGAAAGAGTGA
- the MEP10 gene encoding Extracellular metalloproteinase 10, with the protein MKNSYNARDQGYGNNSSQRQNLVGVGAKKDVKVEAKQGKGNFVLTGTTGAANHPNAKLVYLRKKDGKLALTWRVETDVRDNWLLSYVDAYHSGMIHNVVDCVSDLATYQVYLWTVNDATECGRTSLNDRWNTAASPFMRKDYKNNYRPDSPNDTFMCPYDPSQSDPTGYKDASITQLFFTANKYHDLLYVLGLDEKRGNFQGK; encoded by the exons ATGAAAAATAGCTACAATGCTAGGGACCAAGGATACGGCAACAACTCGTCACAACGGCAAAACCTGGTCGGCGTTGGTGCAAAGAAGGACGTCAAGGTTGAGGCCAAACAAGGCAAGGGAAACTTTGTCCTTACTGGCACCACTGGCGCTGCAAACCATCCCAATGCCAAGCTTGTCTATCTTCGCAAGAAGGATGGTAAACTGGCCCTCACCTGGCGGGTGGAAACCGACGTTCGTGACAACTGGCTTCTGAGCTACGTCGACGCGTATCACTCAGGCATGATTCACAATGTCGTTGATTGCGTTTCTGATCTCGCAACCTACCAAGTCTACCTCTGGACCGTCAATGATGCCACCGAGTGCGGCAGAACCTCCTTGAATGACCGCTGGAATACGGCCGCTTCGCCATTCAT GCGCAAGGACTATAAGAACAACTACCGACCTGACAGCCCCAATGACACCTTTATGTGTCCTTACGATCCATCACAGAGCGACCCCACAGGCTACAAGGACGCATCCATCACACAGCTCTTCTTCACGGCCAACAAGTACCATGACTTGCTCTACGTGCTGGGCTTGGACGAAAAAAGAGGCAACTTCCAAGGCAAATAA